The region TTATAAAAAGGTTATAAACTCAACAAATTTAGTATGGATATATATTAAAACTAACGATAATAACATGATAAGTAAACAGCTAAAAATAATGGAAGATGATTTGATGCACATAGATAAAGAAAGTGATGGTATAGATTTAGTATATTTTTATGTTGGCAAGATATTTGAATGTTTGCATAAGAATAAAGAGGCTGAAAAGCATTATTTAGAATCACTTAAGTTTTCAAAGAAGTTTCAGAAGTATGATTTAGAGTGTAAGATATTAGGCCATTTGATAGATTTATATATAAGATCAAATGACTTAGAAAAAATAGAAAGTATAAAGAATCAGGTAATGATTCTTTCGAATCGTGAACTAAAAGTACCTAATGAGTTGTTATATAAATTGATTATATTCTATAGTAAGACTGCACAAAATGATAAGATTTTTGAAGTGTCAAATTTTGCACTTAATTTTAAAGCATAAATTCGTGTAAGATAGGTGCACTTATTTGAGTGTTTTTATACTAAAATGGAGATATTATAACTAATAATAAATTAATTTTACTGTCACAAAAAGACTATAGGTCAGTTGTTATTGACCTATAGTCTTTTTTGCTATTCGTTTTATTAAGAAAATGTAAGATTATTTTTCATGTAAATGTAAGACTGATTTATTAAACTTATAATCGAAGAAAAAATTGTAGGGGAAATGCAAGGAGGATGTATGGAGATTAGCGTCAGTAGTCAACAATTAATCAATGAAATCCTAGATAAGTTTATACGGGATATGAAGGAAATGGGATTTAATAATAGTGAAATAATAAAAAATACTATAAATAGTTTAAAAAAAATGGAGGCTTAAATTATGATAGAAGTAAAAAATGTTTCAAAGGTTTATAAAATGGGAAAAGAAATTGTAACAGCGCTTAATAATGTGAATCTTAAAATAGAAGATGGTGAATTTGTAGCTGTAGTTGGACCATCAGGCTCGGGAAAGTCAACTCTCATGCATCTTGTAGGAGGTCTTGATACTCCTACAAATGGAAATGTATTTGTTGATGGCAAGGACATAAGCAAGTTAAAGGACAAGGAAATGTCAAAGTACAGAAACAGAACTATTGGATTTGTATTTCAGGCATTTAATCTTGAAAATACGCAAACAGCTTTAGAAAATGTAATGATGCCTCTTATTTTTGCAGGTGTTAGTGGAAGGGCTAGATTGGAAAAGGCAAAAAAAGCTCTTGAGATGGTTGGACTAGGAGATAAAATGAAACATAAGCCGAATGAAATGTCAGGAGGCCAAAGGCAGAGAGTAAGTATTGCTAGAGCACTTGTAAATGAACCTCAAATAATATTTGCAGATGAGCCTACTGGAAATCTTGATTCTAAAAATGGTGCTCTTATAATGAAGCTTTTGGAAGATTTAAATGAAAAAGGCTATACCATAATCATGGTTACACATAATATGGAAGAGGCAAAGAAAGCTAAAAGGCTCATAAGAATAAAAGATGGACAGGTAGAGGAGGTTAATGAGGATGAAATTTAGAGATGGTCTTAGAATTGCACGAAGAGATCTTACTAGAAGGAAGGCTAGAACCTTTTGGACATCTTTGGCTATAGCTGTAGGAACTATGCTTATAGTAACTTTAGTTAGTCTTGGAACATCTGGAGAAAAGCTGGCACTTGGTAAGGTTGAAAACAGTTCTTCATTAAAGTTAATTAGTGTTATGAACTGGAAATACTATAATCAAGATGATAATGATATGAGCAGCATGGATTCAGAAGATATGTATAAAAAAATAGATGATGCGGCTGTGAAGAAAGTAAAAAAAATAGCTGGTACTGAATATGTAGGAGCTTATATATCTGCTGGTGTTGATGACATAAAAATTGATAATAAGGATAATAAAAATGCAACAAATATAATGGCACTATATAATAATGACAGTGATTTTTCAAAGACAAAAATAAATAGTGTTAGAAAAGACAATAAAAATGACAAGTTAACTCCAATTATTGCAGGAAGAAATTTAAATAGTTCAGATAAGGATGCTGTACTTGTTGGTAAGAAGTTTCTTAAAAATATGGGAATAAGTGATTATAAAAGTGTTGTTGGAAAAGAAATAGATTTAACAGAAAGCAAGACAGAAAATGAAAATATTAAAATGCCGCCACTTACTTTCAAGGGTAAAGTAGTTGGAATTATAAGTGATAAATTTGAAGCAGATAACCAAATAATTGGTTCAATTGAATTAACTAATAAAATAGCAAGTTATTTTTCACTTCAAGATGATTACTTAAAGAATACTGGATATGAGGGAATAAGTGTAGTAACTAAAGATACAAAGGATGTAGAAAATGTAGGAAATTCTATAAAAAATATAGGGTATTTTTATTCAAGCTATGCAGATATGGTTAAAACCAGTCAAAACTCATTTAAGATAATGGAAGCAATACTTGCAGTTTTAGGTATTATAGTACTTTTTGTTGCGGCTATTGGAACAGTTAATACAATGACAATGGTTATATATGAGAGAACTAAATATATAGGAATCATGAAATCTGTAGGTGCAAATAGAGGAGAAATTAGAAGTATATTTATATCTCAGGCTGGAATAATGGGTGTATTAGGAGGAATAATGGGACTTGTATTCAGCATAATAAATCTTAAAATATTTCAGTTTGGATTTAATCAATTTTTGCAAAGCAAGAAGATACAGGAAAATTTACAAATTGTAATGCCTCCATGGCTTTTTATTGGAACATTTGCTTTTTCAATTTTGATATCTGTAATTGCAGGGATGTATCCATCTGGAAAAGCCTCAAAAATGGATCCAGTAAATGCACTTAATTCTTAAAAGGAGGGTTAAATTAAATGAAATTATCAGATTGTATTAAAATGGCATTTAGTGATTTAGGGAAAAGAAAGTTTCGTACAATACTTACTTCATTTGGTATAGCTATAGGAACACTTTTAGTTATATTGATGGGCGGCTTTGGGCAGGGAGTGCAGCAAATAAGTATGGATCAGATGAAGCAGATGGATATGATGAGGTTAATTCAGATTCAGCCATATCAGTATACTGCACATAAGGCGGATAAGGGAAATTCGAATACAAAGGAAAAGAAGATAGATAAAGCTGCCATTGAAAAATTCAGTAAGATAAAAAATGTCTCAGGAATTCAGGCATATATAGACACAAATGTTTCTGAGGTTAAATTGGCAGATAAGACCTCTAAAAAGGTCAGATTTCAGGGGTATAATCTTGATTATAATATTTTTAATAAGGCAGAAGAAAATCAAAATAAAATGAATAAAGAAAAGACTAAAAAGTATGGTTATAAGCCTATTTATGCGGGTGAAAATATAAAAAAGAATGATAATAATTCTGTTCTTATAGGGAAAGTACTTTCAAGAAAATTGGGAATAAAGAATCCTAAAGATGCAGTTGGAAAAGAGATTGAGATTAAAGTTGCATTCCCAGAAATAGAAGGAGCACCACAAAAAGCGCCTCTTATTATGAAGGTTAAAGTAGCTGGTGTTGTAAACAATCTTTACAGTAATGGAGGGAATTGCATTACTGGTTCAGATGATATGGCAGCTAAAATTCAAGAGTACTATATGGACAGTAAAGACTATATAAATAATAAAGGCTACAGTCAAGTATGGGCAGAAGTAAAAGATATGAGTTCAGTTACAGAAGTCAGTAATAAAATTCAAAAAATTGGTTATTCATATAATGCTCAAGGCAGTTACGCAAAGCAGATGGATAATATGTATCTTATATTTAAGATTTTGTTAATAGCAGCAGGAGCAATAGTACTTTTAGTTGCATCTATAGGAGTTATAAATACTATGACTATGGCTGTACACGAAAAAACTAAAATGATTGGAATAATGAAAGCAGAGGGAGCTTCAAAGAAAAATATAAGAAGAATGTTTATAGTTCAGTCTGGTAGTCTTGGACTTTTAGGGGCGGCATTTGGTACTGTAATAGCAATAATTGCTGGAGCTGTTATAAACAAGTTACTTATTGTGTATAAGGTAAAAGGAATTGAAGAAGGCATGAAAATGGTAGATATAAGATTATCTATGATTCTATTTACAATACTATTTACAGTAATTGTTTCAATGCTGGCTGGATTCTTCCCTGCTAGAAAGGCAGCTAAATTAGATCCTGTTGATTCTCTTAGATGTGAATAATTAAAAATTAAGTAAATTGGCGGTGTGCTGATGGTAAGAGTAAAAAATAAGGGATTTATTATTCTTATAGTTATTGGGATTTTAGTTATAATATATTGTGGATTTTCTCATTTTAGACAAATGAGAAATTTAGGGGTAATAAGTAGAGCGGTTCAATATCTGAACAGTAGTTATAATAGGCAGAATAATTTAAATGCTGCAATAAAACTTAACAATGGAATAAGTGCTAATACATGTGTATATTTTGCATCCGGAGCATTACGTGAAGGAGGATTGAAAGTTCCAGAGGATACAGCTAATACGACTGAGCTTATAGCATTTTTGAAAAGAAAGGGATTTAAAAAAGATTATAACTTAGATAGACTTAGAGCAGGTGAAATATGTTTTACATCTGAGAGCGGTAATAAAGAAGAAACTCCAGATCACACATATATTTTTATAAGCTGGGTGGATTCAAGCCATGAAGATGCATATGTATGTGATAATCAAAAGAAGGATTATGGGGATTGCTATCATAAGAGGAATGTAAAGTATGAATCTAATGTTAATGGTCAAAAAAAGAGTAAAACTATATATTATATGAAATATTAATAAAAAAGTTAAGAATTATTTAAACAGAGGTCAATAGATATGCTTGTTGCCTCTGTTTAATTATTTTTGAACTAGTATGATTAACATAAATTTAACAGCGTATTATGTATGAATAAAATTGAACGCTGAAAATTAAAGTAGTACAATTAGAATATACTAAATTATCATTTGATAAAGATAATATAAAAATATAGAGTGATGGGGGAATGAGCTTTGATTAAAAACGTAGTATTTGATATTGGAAGTGTTCTTTTAAAATTTACTCCTATTGAATTTTTGAAAAGTAAGTATAATGATGACGATTTAGTTCAAAAATTGTACAAGAATATATTTGCAAGTAATGAATGGGTGGAACTTGATAGGGGAACAATTACATATGAAGATGCGATAAAAGAGTTTTGTAAACGTGATCCAGAGAACATGGAAGCGATAAAAAATGTTATGGATACTTGGCATGAAATGCATGTGCCTGTTGAAGGAACATCTGAATTTTTGAAAGCTCTTAAGAAAAAAGGATATAAGATATATTTATTGACTAATTATCATTTAAAGGCTTTTGAAATAATAAGTAGAAAATACGATTTTATAAGAAATGTTGATGGGGAAATTGTGTCAGCAAGGGTTAAACTTTTAAAACCAGATCCTGCTATATACAAGGCACTTGTTGACAAATATAACATAAAGCCGGAAGAGAGTGTATTTATTGACGATAGGGAGGAAAATGTAGAAGCAGCAAGAGAACTTGGATTCTATGGAATTGTGTTTAAGAATGCGGATGAACTAAAAAAAGAATTTAAGAAAGATGCAGCAATGTAAATTAAGTTTACACAAATTTTACATTTTTCTATAAAGGAAAAAAGCAAATAAAAAACTTTTAATATAAAGCTGTAATTACAGCCTATATAAGAAAAATTGAGACTTTTTATACAGTCTCAATTTTGTTTTTATATGTGGGATATTTAAATGAGAAAGCGGTTATTATTGACATTAATAAATTTTTTATATATACTTTGATTATCAAAATATTTGATAATCAATATAAAAAAGGAGCGGTTAAAATGAAATTACCTCCTTTAAAAATAGGAGATTTGCAGGCTGATATACCGATAATTCAAGGTGGTATGGGAGTTGGAATTTCAAGGTCAAGTCTTGCTGCTGCAGTTGCTAATTGTGGTGGTGTAGGGACAATTTCAGGTGTTCAAATAGGCTTTGATGAATCGGATTTTGAAACAAATACATTTAACGCGAATATAAGAGCACTTAAAAAACATATAAAAAGAGCTAAGGAAATGCAAAGCCGTGGAATTATTGGAGTTAATTTCATGGTTGCTATGAACGATTATGACAAGTATGTGAGAACGGCTGTTGATGCAGGAATTGATTTTATAGTATCAGGAGCAGGACTGCCTACTGTTTTACCTAAAATAGTTGAAGGCAGTAAAGTTAAAATTGCGCCTATTGTATCATCACCTAAAGCGGCTTCGGTAATATGCAAAATGTGGGATAGACATCATAATAGAATTCCAAACTTAATTGTAGTCGAAGGACCGGAAGCTGGAGGCCATTTAGGATTTAAAGTAAATGAAGTTAATGAGGGACATGAGGAAAAGCTTTCTGACATACTTCTTGGAGTACTTAAAGTTATAAAACCTTTTGAAGAAAAGTATAAAGTGAGAATACCTGTAGTCTGTGGAGGGGGAATTTTCTACGGAAGGGAAATTGCAGAGTATATAAAATTAGGTGCATCCGGAGTTCAAATGGCAACTAGATTTATAGCTACAGAAGAGTGTGATGCGGATATAAATTATAAAAATATGTATGTGAATTGTAAGAAAGAAGATATAAGAATTGTAAAAAGTCCTGTTGGAATGCCCGGAAGAGCAATAAAAAATAAGTTTATAGAAGATAAAGACAGGGAAAATATTTCTGTAACAAAATGCTACAATTGTTTAAAGCCATGTAATCCTAAGGATACGCCTTACTGTATTTCAAAGGCATTAATAAATGCAGTTAAGGGAAATATTGATGAGGCATTGTTATTTACAGGTGCTAAATCTTATAAGATAGATAAAATAGTTAAGGTTAAAGAGTTAATTAATGAATTGGTTACGGATGCAGAAAAAGAACTGTAAAACATTTAAAGTTTAACAATGAAATGAATGGTGATGAATGTGGATAGGACGATTGGTGTTATTAATGAAACTTTAGTTAAACTTTTTAATGATATTTTAACTATAGAACAGACTGCTTTAAAGCAAGGGGCACTTAGTGATATTTCTGTTACTGAAATACATACCATTGAAGCAATAGGGATGTATGTTCCTAGAACTATGTCTGAAGTTGCAGCTAAACTTGGAATTACTGTAGGTACATTAACAACTGCAATAAGTAATTTGGTAAAAAAAGGATACGTTAAAAGAGAACGATCAGAAGAGGATAGAAGAGTCGTTAAAATAGCTCTTACAAAAAGAGGAAAGCTTGCATATAGAATTCATGGCAAATTTCATTCTGATATGGTAAAGGAAACAGTACAAGGATTAAGTGAAGAAGAAGAAATAGTCCTTACTTCTGCACTTGAGAAATTGAACAAATTCTTTAGAGAAAAGTATAATATTAAAAATTGTAAGAAGGACTGATAAAGTGAATAACGTTGAAATCATAGGAACGGGTAGCTATGTTCCTGAAAGAATAGTTACTAACGATGACATCTCAAAAATAGTTGATACTAGTGATGAGTGGATATCCACACGAACGGGGATAAAACAAAGAAGAATATCTGTAGGTGAAAATACTTCTGAATTGGGAGCAAAAGCTGCTTTAAGGGCAATAAAGGATGCTAATATAAAACCGGAAGACATAGACTTAATAATAACAGCTACTACAAGTCCAGATACATTTACTCCATCAGTTTCTTGTCTTATTCAAGATAGAATAGGAGCTAAAAATGCTGCTTGCTTTGATGTAAGTGCAGCTTGTACTGGATTTATATTTGCCCTTAATACAGCTTCTCAATTTATAAAAACTGGTGAGTATAAAACTGTACTTGTAATAGGTGCAGAGGTTCTGTCAAAAATACTGGATTGGAAGGATAGAAATACTTGCGTACTATTTGGTGATGGTGCTGGTGCAGCTATTATAAGAAAAAGTGATAATGAGGGAATAGTCAAAGCTTACCTTGGTTCTGATGGAACTGGCAGGGAATTTTTATATTGCCATGCATCTAATGTAGATAATCCATTTGCCGCAAATGCTGAAAAGATTAATAGCAAGATTTCCATGAATGGAAAAGAAGTTTTTAAGTTTGCAGTTAAGGTTATGGTTAAATCAGTAAGAAAAATATTAGAAGATTGCAGTCTGAAAGCTGAAGATATTGATTATATTGTGCCACATCAGGCAAATATAAGAATAATAGATTTCGCAGCTAAGAAGCTAAATTTAAGCAAAGAAAAGTTTTTTACTAATTTACAGAATTACGGAAATACATCTGGAGCAAGTATACCAATTGCGTTAGATGAAATGAATAAAAAAGGAATTCTTAAAAAAGGAAATAAAATAGTTTTAGTTGGCTTTGGTGGAGGTCTTACATGGGGCTCTATGGTTATAAAATGGACTAAATAATATAATATTGGAATCATTTATATAGTGTAATTTCTAGGAGGATATTTATATGATATTCGATAAAGTGAAAAAGGTTATAGCAGATCAGATGGGAGTAAGTGAGGAATCTATAAAGCTTACAACATCTTTCGAGAAAGATTTAGATGCTGATTCATTGGATTTATTTCAAATAATAATTGATCTCGAAGAAGAGTTTAATATTCAAATAGAGGATGCAGAAAGTATTAAAACTGTTAAAGATGCGGTGGATTTTATTGAATCTAATGTGGGAAATAAAGAAAAATAACGAATGAAATATCTAGAAATATAGAATAAGGGTCATCGATTATTATAGTTAATTTAACTTGAAAATGTGTTAGAATGCTGCGATTTAGGGCATTATGATGTATGTATAAGTTAAATACTTGATTAGGAACCCTATATAGTGGGAGGCAAATAATGTTAAAATCTAATTTTTGTGATTTACTCGGAATTAAATATCCTATAATTCAAGGTGGTATGGCATGGGTAGCAGATAGTTCACTTGCAGCAGCGGTATCAAATGCGGGAGGACTTGGAATTATAGCAGCAGCAAATGCTCCAGTTGAGTATGTAAGGGAAGAAATAAGGAAAGCTAAGAAACTTACGGATAAGCCATTTGGAGTTAATATAATGCTCCTAAGTGATAATGCGGACGAAGTTGCAAAAATGGTTTGTGAGGAAGGTGTAAAAGTATTAACTACTGGGGCAGGTAATCCAGGAAAATATATAGAGATGTGGAAGGAACATGGCATTAAAGTTATTCCAGTTATTGCATCTGTAGCACTTGCAAGAAGGATGGAGAGATGTGGAGTAGATGCTGTAGTTGCTGAAGGTTGTGAGTCAGGCGGACACGTAGGCGAACTTACTACAATGGCATTAGTGCCACAGGTTGTTGATGCAGTTAATATACCAGTTATTGCAGCAGGTGGAATAGGTGATGGAAGAGGTGTTGTAGCAGCTTTCGCGCTTGGTGCTTCTGGAGTACAGGTTGGAACAAGATTTTTAGTAGCAAAGGAATGCACAGTTCATCAAAACTATAAAAATAAGGTTTTAAAAGCCAGGGATATAGATACTGAAGTTACAGGAAGAAGCACAGGTCATCCGGTCAGAGTTTTAAGAAATAAATTAGTAAGAAAATATAAGTTAATGGAAAAGGAAGGTGCACCTATTGAGGAAATGGAAGCACTAGGTAAAGGAGCACTTCCGAGAGCAGTAAAAGATGGCGATGTGGATAATGGTTCTGTTATGGCAGGACAAATTGCAGGACTTGTTAAAGAAGAAGAAACTTGTAATGAAATAGTAACAGGAATGTTTAAAGAAGCAGAACAAGTAATAGATATGATAAAGTAGGGAGTGTATTAATTGGGAAAGATCGCATTTGTTTTTTCAGGACAGGGAGCTCAGCATGTTGGTATGGGAAAAGATTTGTATGACAATTTTCAGTGCTCAAAAGAAATTTTTGACAAGGCAGATAAAGCACTTAATTTTAAGATAAGTGAATTATGTTTTGAAGGAAAAGCTGAAGAATTAAATTTAACTGAAAATACTCAGCCGGCTATTTTAATTACAAGTATAGCTGCAATGGAAGCTTTAAAGGAAGAAAAGGGAATAATACCTGATGTTGTTGCAGGGCTTAGTTTAGGAGAATATTCTGCTCATGTTTGTAGTGGTACTTTTAGTTTTGAGGATGCAGTTAAGCTTGTAAGAAAAAGAGGAAGGTATATGCAGGAGGCAGTACCAGTAGGAATTGGCACTATGGCAGCAATAATTGGCCTTGATAGTGAGACAGTTAATAGAGTATGCAATGAAGAATCGAAATCAGGGGTAGTAGAAGTAGCTAATTATAATTGCCCAGGACAGATTGTTATAGCAGGTGAGGTTAAAGCTGTTGAAAATGCTTGTGCTAAGCTCAAAGAATCCGGTGCAAGGAAAACAATAATGCTTTCAGTAAGTGGACCCTTTCATACATCAATGCTTAAAAGTGCTGCTGAAAAACTTGAAATTGAACTTGAAAATATAAATATTAATGATATGAAAGTTCCAGTTATAACGAATGTAACTGGAGATTATGTTAAAAATAAAGGTGAGGTTAAAGGATTATTAAAGAAACAGGTTATGAGTTCTGTTAGGTGGGAAGATACAATAAATAAGATGATAGATGATGGTGTTGACACATTTATAGAGCTTGGACCGGGTAGGACTTTAACTTCATTTATAAAGAAAATAAATAGAAAAATGACAACTTTTAATATAGAGAAATCTGAGGATTTAAGTAAAATTCAATTTTAGGAGGATATTATGGAAAAGTTACTATCCGGTAAGGTGGCAATTGTTACAGGTGCAGGTAGAGGTATTGGAAGAGAAATAGCATTAAAATTAGCTTCCGAGGGAGCCAATCTTATAGTTAATTACAGGAATAGTGAAAAAGAGACTCAAGAACTTATAAGTGAAATAGAAAAGCTTGGTTCTAAAGCGATAGCTGTAAAAGCAGATGTAAGTAAATTTGATGAGACCGAAAACATCATTAAAAAAGCTGTAGAGGAATTTGGAACTGTTGATATTCTAGTAAATAATGCAGGTATTACAAGAGATAATCTTGTATTAAGAATGAAAGAAGAAGATTTTGACAGCGTAATAAACGTAAATTTAAAGGGAGCTTTTAATTGCATAAAACATGCAAGTCGCATAATGTTCAAAAAACGAACTGGTAGAATAATAAATATATCATCAGTTATAGGAATTGTAGGAAATGTAGGGCAAATTAACTATTCTGCAGCAAAAGCAGGAATAATAGGAATGACAAAATCTGCTGCAAAAGAATTTTCAAGCAGAAATATTACGGTTAATGCTATAGCACCTGGAATCATTAAAAGTGATATGACAGATGCACTTACAGATAAACAAAGAGAAGCTGCATTATCAGTAGTTCCACTTAAGAGAATAGGAGAACCAGCTGACGTTGCTAATCTTGTGGTATTTTTAGCTTCAGACTTTTCATCATATATAACAGGTCAAGTTATAAACGTAGATGGCGGAATGGTAATGTAAATTATATTGTAAAGGAAGGTGCACGTAATGAATAGAAGAGTTGTTATAACAGGCATGGGTGCAATAACACCAGTTGGAAATAGTACTGATAGCTTCTGGAATTCCATTAAGGAAGGAAAATGTGGGATAGATTTCATAAAAGCTTTTGATGCAGAGGATTTTAAAGTTAAATTAGCAGCAGAGGTTAAGGATTTTAATCCTGAAGATTATATTGATAGAAGAGAAGCTAATAGAATGGATAGATTCTCGCAATTTGCTATAGCTGCATCAGAAGAGGCAGTTAAGGATTCAAAGCTTGATATAGATAGTTTGGATAAAAATAGATTTGGTGTTATTGTAGGTTCAGGTATAGGTGGAATTGCAACTATAGAAAAACAAAATGAAAAATTATTAGCAAAAGGACCTAATAGAGTATCGCCAATGACAATACCAATGATTATTGCAAATATGGCATCAGGAAATTTGGCTATAAAATATGGAGCAAAGGGAATATGTACTACAATAGTAACAGCATGTGCTTCTTCTAATAATGCTATTGGAGAGGCTTTCAGAAATATAAAATTTGGTTATACAGATGTAATGATAACTGGCGGCAGTGAAGCAGGAGTCACACCTCTCTCACTTGCAGGTTTTGCATCTATGAAGGCTGTAACTAAAAGTGAAGATCCTAATAGAGCATCTATTCCATTTGATAAGGATAGAAGTGGCTTTGTAATGGGAGAAGGTTCAGGAATACTTATTCTTGAAGAATTGGAACATGCACTTAAAAGAGGAGCAAAAATATATGCAGAAGTAGCAGGCTATGGAGCTACTTGTGATGCATATCATATAACTTCACCAGCACCAAATGGAGAAGGTGGAGCAAGAGCTATGAAGCTTGCAATGGATGAAGACAACGCAAAACCGGAGGATATTTCATATATAAATGCTCATGGAACAAGTACAGCATATAATGATAGTTTTGAAACTCAGGCTATTAAAACTGTTTTAGGGGATTATGCTTATAAAGTTCCTGTAAGTTCAACAAAATCAATGACAGGTCATTTACTTGGAGCTGCAGGTGCAGTAGAAGCAATAATTTGTGCTAAGGCAATAGAAGAAGGATTTATCCCTCCAACAATAGGATATAAGGAAAAAGATCCTGAATGTGATCTTGATTATGTACCTAATAAAGGAAGAAAATTAGAAGTTAATTATGCATTATCTAATTCCCTTGGTTTTGGGGGACATAATGCTACAATTCTGTTTAAAAAGTATAAATAGAGTAATAATTAGTAATTGAGAAGGAAGTGTTTTAAGACATGGACTATGCATCAATAGAAAAGCTTGTAAAAACAATAGATAATTCCGGACTTACATATTTTCAGGTAGAGTCAAACGGAACAAAGATAACTATAAAAAAGGGCAGCAATAACGATGAGGGTGAAAACACTATAGCTAATTCAAATGCAGCACAAAGTGGTTTAACTACTGCAGCTGCTCAAGATAATGTCCAAAATAATGTAGAAAGCATTGCTACAAAGGAAGAAGTTAAGCAAGACGACCCTAATGTGAAGGTAGTAACTTCACCTATTGTTGGTACATTTTATCAATCTTCAGCAGCAGATGCAGAGCCTTTTGTAAAAGTGGGATCTAAGGTTAAAAAAGGCCAGACTTTATGCATAATTGAAGCTATGAAACTTATGAACGAGATACAATCAGAATATGATGGTGAAATTGTAGAAGTTCTTGCTCAAAATGAGGAAATGGTTGAGTATGGCAAGGAATTATTTAAAATAGCTGTTAAATAATAAATTTGGTGGTGATTAAATGGGTTTAAATATAGAGCAAATAATGGAAATTATTCCACATAGATATCCAATGCTTTTAATAGATAGGGTTGAAGAAATTGAACCAGGAAAGAAAGCAGTTGGATATAAAAATGTGACAATGAATGAACAAATTTTTCAGGGACATTATCCTGGAAAACCAATAATGCCTGGCGTCCTAATGGTTGAGGCCTTGGCTCAACTTGGTGCTGTTACAATTTTAACTTTAGACAAATATAAGGGAAAGAAACCTATACTTGGCTCTATAAA is a window of Clostridium pasteurianum DNA encoding:
- the fabZ gene encoding 3-hydroxyacyl-ACP dehydratase FabZ; its protein translation is MGLNIEQIMEIIPHRYPMLLIDRVEEIEPGKKAVGYKNVTMNEQIFQGHYPGKPIMPGVLMVEALAQLGAVTILTLDKYKGKKPILGSIKNAKFRRMVVPGDVLKLEIEIVKVKGPAGIGKGLATVNGEKAVEAEITFMIV
- the fabK gene encoding enoyl-[acyl-carrier-protein] reductase FabK, which codes for MLKSNFCDLLGIKYPIIQGGMAWVADSSLAAAVSNAGGLGIIAAANAPVEYVREEIRKAKKLTDKPFGVNIMLLSDNADEVAKMVCEEGVKVLTTGAGNPGKYIEMWKEHGIKVIPVIASVALARRMERCGVDAVVAEGCESGGHVGELTTMALVPQVVDAVNIPVIAAGGIGDGRGVVAAFALGASGVQVGTRFLVAKECTVHQNYKNKVLKARDIDTEVTGRSTGHPVRVLRNKLVRKYKLMEKEGAPIEEMEALGKGALPRAVKDGDVDNGSVMAGQIAGLVKEEETCNEIVTGMFKEAEQVIDMIK
- the fabD gene encoding ACP S-malonyltransferase; translated protein: MGKIAFVFSGQGAQHVGMGKDLYDNFQCSKEIFDKADKALNFKISELCFEGKAEELNLTENTQPAILITSIAAMEALKEEKGIIPDVVAGLSLGEYSAHVCSGTFSFEDAVKLVRKRGRYMQEAVPVGIGTMAAIIGLDSETVNRVCNEESKSGVVEVANYNCPGQIVIAGEVKAVENACAKLKESGARKTIMLSVSGPFHTSMLKSAAEKLEIELENININDMKVPVITNVTGDYVKNKGEVKGLLKKQVMSSVRWEDTINKMIDDGVDTFIELGPGRTLTSFIKKINRKMTTFNIEKSEDLSKIQF
- the fabF gene encoding beta-ketoacyl-ACP synthase II; this translates as MNRRVVITGMGAITPVGNSTDSFWNSIKEGKCGIDFIKAFDAEDFKVKLAAEVKDFNPEDYIDRREANRMDRFSQFAIAASEEAVKDSKLDIDSLDKNRFGVIVGSGIGGIATIEKQNEKLLAKGPNRVSPMTIPMIIANMASGNLAIKYGAKGICTTIVTACASSNNAIGEAFRNIKFGYTDVMITGGSEAGVTPLSLAGFASMKAVTKSEDPNRASIPFDKDRSGFVMGEGSGILILEELEHALKRGAKIYAEVAGYGATCDAYHITSPAPNGEGGARAMKLAMDEDNAKPEDISYINAHGTSTAYNDSFETQAIKTVLGDYAYKVPVSSTKSMTGHLLGAAGAVEAIICAKAIEEGFIPPTIGYKEKDPECDLDYVPNKGRKLEVNYALSNSLGFGGHNATILFKKYK
- the accB gene encoding acetyl-CoA carboxylase biotin carboxyl carrier protein — its product is MDYASIEKLVKTIDNSGLTYFQVESNGTKITIKKGSNNDEGENTIANSNAAQSGLTTAAAQDNVQNNVESIATKEEVKQDDPNVKVVTSPIVGTFYQSSAADAEPFVKVGSKVKKGQTLCIIEAMKLMNEIQSEYDGEIVEVLAQNEEMVEYGKELFKIAVK
- the fabG gene encoding 3-oxoacyl-[acyl-carrier-protein] reductase, producing MEKLLSGKVAIVTGAGRGIGREIALKLASEGANLIVNYRNSEKETQELISEIEKLGSKAIAVKADVSKFDETENIIKKAVEEFGTVDILVNNAGITRDNLVLRMKEEDFDSVINVNLKGAFNCIKHASRIMFKKRTGRIINISSVIGIVGNVGQINYSAAKAGIIGMTKSAAKEFSSRNITVNAIAPGIIKSDMTDALTDKQREAALSVVPLKRIGEPADVANLVVFLASDFSSYITGQVINVDGGMVM
- the acpP gene encoding acyl carrier protein, whose translation is MIFDKVKKVIADQMGVSEESIKLTTSFEKDLDADSLDLFQIIIDLEEEFNIQIEDAESIKTVKDAVDFIESNVGNKEK